A genomic stretch from Methanosarcinales archaeon includes:
- the cas4 gene encoding CRISPR-associated protein Cas4 yields the protein MVDDLLAVSDITQYFYCPRKVYFMKTLGIKIKAKPKMDMGKEEHDKEHRRVKERKTVYGFSEEDVAQVIHSLAVEDINLGLYGMVDTTIILKSGEVVPVDVKYSDAESVRINWKKQLTAYALLLETRFKTIVKRGFVYFPSKHKQIHIDIPDEAKTVLKQDIQKIKELINSEKMPNVSKGKQCSYCEMKKFCT from the coding sequence TGCCCTCGCAAGGTGTATTTTATGAAAACACTTGGCATTAAGATCAAGGCAAAGCCAAAGATGGATATGGGTAAAGAAGAACATGACAAAGAGCATCGCCGCGTGAAAGAGAGAAAAACTGTCTATGGTTTTTCGGAGGAGGATGTGGCTCAGGTTATCCATAGCCTTGCTGTGGAGGATATCAATTTAGGTCTATATGGCATGGTGGATACCACGATTATACTGAAAAGTGGAGAAGTAGTCCCGGTCGATGTTAAATATTCGGATGCTGAGAGCGTAAGAATAAACTGGAAAAAGCAGTTAACGGCTTATGCCCTCCTTTTGGAAACCCGATTCAAGACAATAGTAAAAAGAGGATTCGTATACTTTCCATCGAAACACAAACAAATACATATCGATATACCTGATGAAGCAAAAACTGTACTAAAACAGGATATACAGAAGATAAAAGAGCTAATAAACAGTGAAAAGATGCCCAATGTTTCTAAAGGAAAACAGTGCAGTTATTGTGAGATGAAGAAGTTCTGTACCTGA